Proteins encoded together in one Epinephelus moara isolate mb chromosome 2, YSFRI_EMoa_1.0, whole genome shotgun sequence window:
- the npat gene encoding protein NPAT isoform X1, whose product MLLPSDVARLVLGYLQEEGLSATTQAFIHECPNLKEYAEHTTADGTIPACVFSVFGKGLTTILNEYVAAKAKESRHEVPAMMTSLWKKLDFTLNQIKSLQNSPAISAIQRTRSRIGVANMARQRVLTVSSAGGVVCSSVSETSSIISPALSSHSMLSHSTPVSYTATQTRLATGSGSQQQIGDVSRILNTPRDSPVQIIVSEQRLNQGPMSPGRRKWDTPRKRGGAQSGSSTPGRSAMTVNTPSAEPQPEETVDENFPQLVIQNARDKILGDRSLQEKLAENINKILANEPTPQSSKAPSSTVEADQSIDEILGLQGEIHMSDDAIHDILEQTESDPAFQALFELFDYNKTKFTDGEAGDGDISTSPEESDTAGPSSIVEPLQSDEPGTTQREANASDTTPVTVKMRAGQERKTRKLTASTLLKKTVLGPSGRASRIENSSAKLLVSHGDHRGVSSTAVNSNRKEKASLFSNSDFGTPMDIDEPLNTPPPPADCVAMQETSTKDSTSVTIAPSEPNIPPSAAFAVPEVTSNVDKKQQHKQAQGCKVQPLIAPCTFLFPSQVEPNNTPASTADLPHTSLSNSGRDTQTGSTVSVTPESASCTPASSSATVTTAPASPSSVSTVAPFTATPCSPTSASTSSTITATPGSSSPVSPTSSSSCVPVSAAPDPPTTPSKAAADSSNIVSLKIIITDNQDEESPSDKALNQAISSISGDKIPTIYLSSPAKTSGGPGTPKANLDEAAQAVSGLQSSEAHGSPLSYKAGALLASPLTGTSQAQQNYIIQLPLDTTNPALQGATASYFLVTEPPSTDVQTRQVLLSAGVSKGQPLPTNQYGVTTPTRSQGYSPGSTLILPSPVKPMVLPVSVMGQNTLGKVQMVSNQLVAIPSPVPVQQSEAVKSKSPAKAIKPSTPAGTEQHLVGKLVQPALAENTGQQDASKGSRFRRILCFDSSAEVQPQTATTTTTTTPSATNTSPSQSVHQTEKDHARSVPRTKPAILGGNKPKRRVETIRCSADPQTGGSFMKDAEKSVPPQHQQKDPLKKNSRKQDHSIHTQESQSSSNSKDDASQPETLKKSETGGRSKSTDRKHSHNKDGGGAKAKDPHTSRSLSSDSALKSGTRKEKEESSRKEPTDKAPAKVREGRTEKRTPSQEMPNVTANKENEMKGSLQEQQQSTPSSSALRDLSPPAVAQPASNPQSKATKAPSKTSSLAKQAAEMLQDIQGLGSPSTPIKRPGAGSSDHSLPRTLGTGRNQEASPERPRTPSRQRKGRDGEATPKHLMPPNTPDVPTCSPASEAGSENSINMAAHTLMILSRAAIARTGTPLKDSLRQEEVREGSPTSSKNSKKRKQSSPSSSPPAKKESKQSPSKKKDRERKKLVECFPHDLDVDKFLSSLHYDE is encoded by the exons ATGTTGCTACCGTCCGACGTCGCCCGGCTTGTTTTAG GTTACCTCCAAGAAGAGGGACTGTCAGCCACAACCCAAGCTTTCATCCACGAGTGCCCAAATCTGAAAGAGTATGCTGAACACACCACAGCAGATGGGACCAttcctgcgtgtgtgttt TCTGTCTTTGGGAAAGGCCTCACAACCATCTTAAATGAGTATGTGGCTGCTAAAGCAAAAG AGTCTCGTCATGAGGTGCCTGCCATGATGACTTCGCTGTGGAAAAAGCTGGATTTTACACTCAACCAGATCAA GTCATTGCAGAATTCCCCCGCTATATCAGCGATTCAAAGAA CACGTTCACGCATCGGAGTGGCAAACATGGCTCGACAGCGGGTCCTGACCGTATCTTCAGCTGGTGGTGTCGTCTGCTCATCAGTTTCTGAAACAAGCTCCATCATCAGCCCGGCACTCAGCTCCCACAGCATGCTCAGCCACTCCACTCCCGTGAGCTACACTGCCACGCAAACCCGATTAGCTACCGGCAGTGGCTCACAGCAGCAGATCGGTGATGTCAGCAGAATACTAAATACGCCCA GGGACTCGCCTGTTCAGATAATTGTTTCAGAACAACGGCTAAATCAAGGCCCGATGTCTCCTGGACGACGGAAATG GGACACCCCCAGGAAGAGAGGTGGAGCTCAGAGTGGTTCTAGTACCCCTGGCAGAAGTGCCATGACTGTGAATACTCCCAGTGCAGAACCCCAACCTGAAGAGACCGTCGATGAGAACTTTCCT CAGCTCGTGATACAAAATGCACGAGACAAGATACTGGGGGACAGATCGTTACAAGAGAAACTTGCTGAAAATATCAACAAAATCCTCGCCAA CGAGCCAACGCCCCAATCATCAAAGGCCCCTTCAAGTACAGTGGAGGCAGACCAGTCTATAGATGAAATCCTAGGATTACAG GGTGAAATCCACATGAGTGACGATGCCATCCATGACATTCTGGAACAAACAGAGTCTGACCCGGCTTTCCAGGCCCTGTTTGAGCTTTTCGATTACA aCAAAACCAAATTCACAGATGGCGAAGCAGGGGATGGAGATATTAGCACTAGTCCAGAAGAGAGTGACACTGCTGGACCTTCATCTATAGTCGAACCCCTTCAGAGTGATGAGCCAG gCACTACACAGAGAGAAGCCAACGCTTCAGATACAACACCAGTGACGGTGAAGATGAGAGCTGGACAGGAGCGTAAGACAAGAAAGTTGACTGCTTCcaccttgttaaaaaaaacagttcttgGCCCCAGCGGGAGAGCATCCAGAATTGAAAACAGTTCAGCCAAACTGTTAGTGAGTCACGGGGATCACCGAGGTGTCTCATCTACTGCAGTGAACTcgaacagaaaagaaaaagcctCACTCTTCAGTAACAGTGATTTTGGAACACCAATGGATATTGATGAACCGTTGAACACACCTCCCCCTCCTGCAGACTGTGTGGCCATGCAAGAGACTTCCACAAAGGACAGCACCTCCGTCACAATTGCCCCCAGTGAACCAAACATTCCTCCCTCCGCTGCATTTGCAGTGCCAGAAGTGACATCTAATGTtgacaaaaaacagcaacataaaCAAGCACAAGGATGTAAAGTGCAACCTCTGATAGCCCCCTGTACTTTTTTGTTTCCCTCACAAGTTGAACCAAACAACACTCCAGCGTCGACCGCTGACCTACCTCATACATCACTTTCAAACAGTGGAAGAGACACTCAAACAGGGTCTACTGTCTCAGTAACACCCGAATCTGCATCTTGCACACCTGCTTCTAGCAGTGCCACAGTTACAACTGCGCCTGCCTCACCCTCATCAGTGTCCACTGTTGCACCATTCACAGCGACACCTTGCTCACCCACATCTGCCTCTACCTCTTCAACGATTACAGCTACACCTGGCTCATCCTCACCTGTGTCACCCACATCCTCCTCATCTTGTGTCCCTGTTAGTGCAGCACCTGATCCTCCAACCACCCCAAGCAAAGCTGCTGCCGATTCCAGTAATATAGTTTCTTTGAAGATCATCATCACTGATAACCAGGATGAGGAGTCTCCCAGTGACAAGGCCTTGAACCAGGCAATTTCTAGCATATCTGGTGACAAGATACCCACCATCTATCTTTCCTCCCCAGCTAAGACCTCTGGAGGCCCTGGCACACCAAAGGCCAACTTGGATGAGGCGGCACAGGCAGTTAGTGGCTTACAAAGCTCTGAGGCACATGGTAGTCCTCTCAGCTATAAGGCTGGGGCTTTGCTCGCATCCCCATTAACGGGGACATCACAGGCCCAGCAAAACTACATAATCCAACTACCACTGGACACCACTAACCCTGCCCTCCAAGGAGCCACTGCCAGTTACTTCCTTGTGACTGAACCTCCGAGTACAGATGTTCAAACTAGACAggtgctgctgtctgctggtgtcTCAAAGGGACAACCTTTGCCCACCAACCAGTATGGGGTGACCACACCGACTCGCTCTCAAGGCTACTCCCCTG GGTCAACACTCATTTTACCATCCCCTGTGAAGCCCATGgtgcttcctgtttctgttaTGGGGCAGAATACTCTGGGGAAGGTCCAGATGGTGTCAAATCAG CTTGTTGCCATACCAAGCCCAGTACCAGTGCAGCAGTCAGAAGCTGTTAAGTCCAAGTCTCCGGCAAAGGCAATCAAGCCATCTACACCTGCTG GCACTGAGCAACACCTGGTTGGTAAGTTGGTTCAACCTGCACTGGCTGAAAACACAGGCCAGCAGGATGCATCAAAGGGTTCAAGATTTAGGAGAATTTTATGTTTCGACTCTTCTGCAGAAGTGCAACCACAGACtgctacaacaacaacaaccaccacCCCTTCAGCTACAAATACATCTCCATCGCAATCTGTCCATCAGACTGAGAAAGATCATGCACGGTCGGTGCCTCGAACAAAACCTGCTATCCTGGGTGGCAACAAGCCCAAGAGGAGGGTCGAGACCATCAGATGTTCAGCAGATCCTCAGACTGGAGGAAGCTTTATGAAGGACGCAGAGAAGTCAGTGCCTCCACAACATCAACAGAAAGATCCTCTTAAAAAGAACTCTCGCAAACAAGATCATAGCATCCATACCCAAGAGTCTCAAAGTTCAAGTAACAGCAAGGATGATGCATCACAGCCTGAGACTTTGAAAAAGTCTGAAACAGGAGGGAGATCAAAATCtactgacaggaaacacagtcATAATAAGGATGGGGGTGGAGCGAAAGCTAAGGATCCTCACACTTCTAGGTCATTGTCATCTGATTCTGCACTGAAATCAGGAACTagaaaggagaaagaggagagcagCAGGAAAGAACCTACAGATAAAGCTCCTGCCAAAGTGCGTGAGGGGCGCACAGAGAAGAGGACTCCCTCTCAGGAGATGCCAAATGTGACCGCTAACAAGGAAAATGAGATGAAGGGTAGCTTgcaagagcagcagcagtcaacACCTTCATCCTCAGCATTAAGAGACTTAAGCCCTCCTGCTGTTGCCCAGCCTGCATCTAATCCTCAGTCAAAGGCTACAAAAGCACCGTCAAAGACCAGCTCTCTGGCCAAACAGGCAGCTGAGATGCTGCAGGACATCCAGGGGCTTGGCTCTCCTTCCACCCCAATCAAGAGGCCTGGAGCGGGCAGTTCAGACCATAGTCTTCCCAGGACCCTTGGGACTGGGCGTAACCAGGAGGCGTCCCCTGAACGTCCCAGGACTCCTTCCCGACAGAGGAAAGGTAGAGATGGAGAGGCGACTCCCAAGCATCTGATGCCTCCCAACACCCCGGATGTCCCCACCTGCAGCCCAGCCAGTGAGGCTGGCAGTGAGAACAGCATTAACATGGCTGCTCACACACTCATGATTCTGTCACGTGCTGCTATCGCCAGGACAGGCACTCCACTGAAGGACAGTTTGCGTCAGGAGGAAGTAAGAGAAGGTTCTCCCACAAGCTCAAAGAACTCAAAGAAACGCAAACAGTCTTCTCCCTCATCCAGCCCACCTGCAAAGAAGGAGTCAAAACAATCTCCCAGCAAAAAGAAAGATCGG GAAAGGAAGAAACTTGTGGAGTGCTTCCCCCATGACTTGGATGTGGATAAGTTCTTGTCCTCACTTCACTATGATGAGTGA
- the npat gene encoding protein NPAT isoform X3, which yields MLLPSDVARLVLGYLQEEGLSATTQAFIHECPNLKEYAEHTTADGTIPACVFSVFGKGLTTILNEYVAAKAKESRHEVPAMMTSLWKKLDFTLNQIKSLQNSPAISAIQRTRSRIGVANMARQRVLTVSSAGGVVCSSVSETSSIISPALSSHSMLSHSTPVSYTATQTRLATGSGSQQQIGDVSRILNTPRDSPVQIIVSEQRLNQGPMSPGRRKWDTPRKRGGAQSGSSTPGRSAMTVNTPSAEPQPEETVDENFPQLVIQNARDKILGDRSLQEKLAENINKILANEPTPQSSKAPSSTVEADQSIDEILGLQGEIHMSDDAIHDILEQTESDPAFQALFELFDYNKTKFTDGEAGDGDISTSPEESDTAGPSSIVEPLQSDEPGTTQREANASDTTPVTVKMRAGQERKTRKLTASTLLKKTVLGPSGRASRIENSSAKLLVSHGDHRGVSSTAVNSNRKEKASLFSNSDFGTPMDIDEPLNTPPPPADCVAMQETSTKDSTSVTIAPSEPNIPPSAAFAVPEVTSNVDKKQQHKQAQGCKVQPLIAPCTFLFPSQVEPNNTPASTADLPHTSLSNSGRDTQTGSTVSVTPESASCTPASSSATVTTAPASPSSVSTVAPFTATPCSPTSASTSSTITATPGSSSPVSPTSSSSCVPVSAAPDPPTTPSKAAADSSNIVSLKIIITDNQDEESPSDKALNQAISSISGDKIPTIYLSSPAKTSGGPGTPKANLDEAAQAVSGLQSSEAHGSPLSYKAGALLASPLTGTSQAQQNYIIQLPLDTTNPALQGATASYFLVTEPPSTDVQTRQVLLSAGVSKGQPLPTNQYGVTTPTRSQGYSPGSTLILPSPVKPMVLPVSVMGQNTLGKVQMVSNQLVAIPSPVPVQQSEAVKSKSPAKAIKPSTPAGTEQHLVEVQPQTATTTTTTTPSATNTSPSQSVHQTEKDHARSVPRTKPAILGGNKPKRRVETIRCSADPQTGGSFMKDAEKSVPPQHQQKDPLKKNSRKQDHSIHTQESQSSSNSKDDASQPETLKKSETGGRSKSTDRKHSHNKDGGGAKAKDPHTSRSLSSDSALKSGTRKEKEESSRKEPTDKAPAKVREGRTEKRTPSQEMPNVTANKENEMKGSLQEQQQSTPSSSALRDLSPPAVAQPASNPQSKATKAPSKTSSLAKQAAEMLQDIQGLGSPSTPIKRPGAGSSDHSLPRTLGTGRNQEASPERPRTPSRQRKGRDGEATPKHLMPPNTPDVPTCSPASEAGSENSINMAAHTLMILSRAAIARTGTPLKDSLRQEEVREGSPTSSKNSKKRKQSSPSSSPPAKKESKQSPSKKKDRERKKLVECFPHDLDVDKFLSSLHYDE from the exons ATGTTGCTACCGTCCGACGTCGCCCGGCTTGTTTTAG GTTACCTCCAAGAAGAGGGACTGTCAGCCACAACCCAAGCTTTCATCCACGAGTGCCCAAATCTGAAAGAGTATGCTGAACACACCACAGCAGATGGGACCAttcctgcgtgtgtgttt TCTGTCTTTGGGAAAGGCCTCACAACCATCTTAAATGAGTATGTGGCTGCTAAAGCAAAAG AGTCTCGTCATGAGGTGCCTGCCATGATGACTTCGCTGTGGAAAAAGCTGGATTTTACACTCAACCAGATCAA GTCATTGCAGAATTCCCCCGCTATATCAGCGATTCAAAGAA CACGTTCACGCATCGGAGTGGCAAACATGGCTCGACAGCGGGTCCTGACCGTATCTTCAGCTGGTGGTGTCGTCTGCTCATCAGTTTCTGAAACAAGCTCCATCATCAGCCCGGCACTCAGCTCCCACAGCATGCTCAGCCACTCCACTCCCGTGAGCTACACTGCCACGCAAACCCGATTAGCTACCGGCAGTGGCTCACAGCAGCAGATCGGTGATGTCAGCAGAATACTAAATACGCCCA GGGACTCGCCTGTTCAGATAATTGTTTCAGAACAACGGCTAAATCAAGGCCCGATGTCTCCTGGACGACGGAAATG GGACACCCCCAGGAAGAGAGGTGGAGCTCAGAGTGGTTCTAGTACCCCTGGCAGAAGTGCCATGACTGTGAATACTCCCAGTGCAGAACCCCAACCTGAAGAGACCGTCGATGAGAACTTTCCT CAGCTCGTGATACAAAATGCACGAGACAAGATACTGGGGGACAGATCGTTACAAGAGAAACTTGCTGAAAATATCAACAAAATCCTCGCCAA CGAGCCAACGCCCCAATCATCAAAGGCCCCTTCAAGTACAGTGGAGGCAGACCAGTCTATAGATGAAATCCTAGGATTACAG GGTGAAATCCACATGAGTGACGATGCCATCCATGACATTCTGGAACAAACAGAGTCTGACCCGGCTTTCCAGGCCCTGTTTGAGCTTTTCGATTACA aCAAAACCAAATTCACAGATGGCGAAGCAGGGGATGGAGATATTAGCACTAGTCCAGAAGAGAGTGACACTGCTGGACCTTCATCTATAGTCGAACCCCTTCAGAGTGATGAGCCAG gCACTACACAGAGAGAAGCCAACGCTTCAGATACAACACCAGTGACGGTGAAGATGAGAGCTGGACAGGAGCGTAAGACAAGAAAGTTGACTGCTTCcaccttgttaaaaaaaacagttcttgGCCCCAGCGGGAGAGCATCCAGAATTGAAAACAGTTCAGCCAAACTGTTAGTGAGTCACGGGGATCACCGAGGTGTCTCATCTACTGCAGTGAACTcgaacagaaaagaaaaagcctCACTCTTCAGTAACAGTGATTTTGGAACACCAATGGATATTGATGAACCGTTGAACACACCTCCCCCTCCTGCAGACTGTGTGGCCATGCAAGAGACTTCCACAAAGGACAGCACCTCCGTCACAATTGCCCCCAGTGAACCAAACATTCCTCCCTCCGCTGCATTTGCAGTGCCAGAAGTGACATCTAATGTtgacaaaaaacagcaacataaaCAAGCACAAGGATGTAAAGTGCAACCTCTGATAGCCCCCTGTACTTTTTTGTTTCCCTCACAAGTTGAACCAAACAACACTCCAGCGTCGACCGCTGACCTACCTCATACATCACTTTCAAACAGTGGAAGAGACACTCAAACAGGGTCTACTGTCTCAGTAACACCCGAATCTGCATCTTGCACACCTGCTTCTAGCAGTGCCACAGTTACAACTGCGCCTGCCTCACCCTCATCAGTGTCCACTGTTGCACCATTCACAGCGACACCTTGCTCACCCACATCTGCCTCTACCTCTTCAACGATTACAGCTACACCTGGCTCATCCTCACCTGTGTCACCCACATCCTCCTCATCTTGTGTCCCTGTTAGTGCAGCACCTGATCCTCCAACCACCCCAAGCAAAGCTGCTGCCGATTCCAGTAATATAGTTTCTTTGAAGATCATCATCACTGATAACCAGGATGAGGAGTCTCCCAGTGACAAGGCCTTGAACCAGGCAATTTCTAGCATATCTGGTGACAAGATACCCACCATCTATCTTTCCTCCCCAGCTAAGACCTCTGGAGGCCCTGGCACACCAAAGGCCAACTTGGATGAGGCGGCACAGGCAGTTAGTGGCTTACAAAGCTCTGAGGCACATGGTAGTCCTCTCAGCTATAAGGCTGGGGCTTTGCTCGCATCCCCATTAACGGGGACATCACAGGCCCAGCAAAACTACATAATCCAACTACCACTGGACACCACTAACCCTGCCCTCCAAGGAGCCACTGCCAGTTACTTCCTTGTGACTGAACCTCCGAGTACAGATGTTCAAACTAGACAggtgctgctgtctgctggtgtcTCAAAGGGACAACCTTTGCCCACCAACCAGTATGGGGTGACCACACCGACTCGCTCTCAAGGCTACTCCCCTG GGTCAACACTCATTTTACCATCCCCTGTGAAGCCCATGgtgcttcctgtttctgttaTGGGGCAGAATACTCTGGGGAAGGTCCAGATGGTGTCAAATCAG CTTGTTGCCATACCAAGCCCAGTACCAGTGCAGCAGTCAGAAGCTGTTAAGTCCAAGTCTCCGGCAAAGGCAATCAAGCCATCTACACCTGCTG GCACTGAGCAACACCTGGTTG AAGTGCAACCACAGACtgctacaacaacaacaaccaccacCCCTTCAGCTACAAATACATCTCCATCGCAATCTGTCCATCAGACTGAGAAAGATCATGCACGGTCGGTGCCTCGAACAAAACCTGCTATCCTGGGTGGCAACAAGCCCAAGAGGAGGGTCGAGACCATCAGATGTTCAGCAGATCCTCAGACTGGAGGAAGCTTTATGAAGGACGCAGAGAAGTCAGTGCCTCCACAACATCAACAGAAAGATCCTCTTAAAAAGAACTCTCGCAAACAAGATCATAGCATCCATACCCAAGAGTCTCAAAGTTCAAGTAACAGCAAGGATGATGCATCACAGCCTGAGACTTTGAAAAAGTCTGAAACAGGAGGGAGATCAAAATCtactgacaggaaacacagtcATAATAAGGATGGGGGTGGAGCGAAAGCTAAGGATCCTCACACTTCTAGGTCATTGTCATCTGATTCTGCACTGAAATCAGGAACTagaaaggagaaagaggagagcagCAGGAAAGAACCTACAGATAAAGCTCCTGCCAAAGTGCGTGAGGGGCGCACAGAGAAGAGGACTCCCTCTCAGGAGATGCCAAATGTGACCGCTAACAAGGAAAATGAGATGAAGGGTAGCTTgcaagagcagcagcagtcaacACCTTCATCCTCAGCATTAAGAGACTTAAGCCCTCCTGCTGTTGCCCAGCCTGCATCTAATCCTCAGTCAAAGGCTACAAAAGCACCGTCAAAGACCAGCTCTCTGGCCAAACAGGCAGCTGAGATGCTGCAGGACATCCAGGGGCTTGGCTCTCCTTCCACCCCAATCAAGAGGCCTGGAGCGGGCAGTTCAGACCATAGTCTTCCCAGGACCCTTGGGACTGGGCGTAACCAGGAGGCGTCCCCTGAACGTCCCAGGACTCCTTCCCGACAGAGGAAAGGTAGAGATGGAGAGGCGACTCCCAAGCATCTGATGCCTCCCAACACCCCGGATGTCCCCACCTGCAGCCCAGCCAGTGAGGCTGGCAGTGAGAACAGCATTAACATGGCTGCTCACACACTCATGATTCTGTCACGTGCTGCTATCGCCAGGACAGGCACTCCACTGAAGGACAGTTTGCGTCAGGAGGAAGTAAGAGAAGGTTCTCCCACAAGCTCAAAGAACTCAAAGAAACGCAAACAGTCTTCTCCCTCATCCAGCCCACCTGCAAAGAAGGAGTCAAAACAATCTCCCAGCAAAAAGAAAGATCGG GAAAGGAAGAAACTTGTGGAGTGCTTCCCCCATGACTTGGATGTGGATAAGTTCTTGTCCTCACTTCACTATGATGAGTGA